Proteins from one Oscillatoria nigro-viridis PCC 7112 genomic window:
- a CDS encoding dynamin family protein: MSSQEFQAAYNSIKDTGYRLLQYLKEFQEGLGIQGDESQGLQSIEDEINKALKALQDQKYQVAVIAAMKAGKSTFLNSIIGADVLASETAACTICRTDVRHIKPGETPKLLEYREGERKPVILVEGDAGEIQQKFLLRTREIREQGNPDNTTRFEIEHPIEAISQLSSLTGFTLVDTPGPNEWESANFNINELKQTALEALRTCNAILFILNYASYKDNAVADLFKDVVENRKDFIAENTGKIYFILNKVDQKTERDKEIADVIKDLERELVGFGFCNPVIYPASSRQGLLAKLIQQEKATESETKDFKKFFSARYATEDEEGNQIIPAPRKIAAQALADSGILTIQETVIQRITQNSGWNLLSEVVAEIDKAAKAIEDTLNTEIRGWEMGIEALKQKVEEYRKRSENARSRVELVKTAVEVQKQILIQGFSQGINTFADEAKTQITSEIDKIAGARSANSPKPKDTKYLPQPRSKVEKKGFVGQIVGEIGEALLGSIPVFGEGLGKAFKLSTSLWDKLSETVPDNFNGSVSEQDDKPEKFDPYIIRCKTQTEAQKILKTINDVCAPSIESWWIDTQDQLVREGTSIREQLAEKIQEDIQKISDELSNYLGDTLQVRLNINPIQFPSFDFPGIDAGIQRQVEIFTRTEKITELKKKSRTKKSKSLCKGDQTYTVDVPIEKTIEVQDQRTIYQVDLRQTVKQIKHKIDDNVSGSQLLLEQVIEQQVSTDFKSAERQINDYINRFQNDFDRVLKERETKEAEAPEILARLEYQKAKLIEYLSQLSSIRESLDSWKPVK, encoded by the coding sequence ATGTCTTCTCAAGAATTCCAAGCAGCCTACAACAGCATCAAGGACACAGGTTATCGCCTCTTACAATATCTTAAAGAATTTCAAGAGGGGCTCGGCATTCAGGGAGATGAAAGTCAAGGGCTACAAAGCATTGAAGATGAAATTAACAAAGCTTTAAAGGCTTTGCAAGATCAGAAATATCAAGTAGCCGTCATTGCAGCAATGAAAGCTGGCAAAAGCACCTTCTTGAATTCTATCATCGGTGCTGATGTACTGGCGAGTGAAACGGCCGCCTGTACTATCTGCCGTACAGATGTCCGACACATTAAACCAGGCGAAACCCCTAAACTTTTAGAGTATCGAGAAGGAGAAAGAAAACCAGTCATTCTTGTTGAGGGTGATGCAGGCGAAATTCAGCAAAAATTCCTGCTGCGTACCCGTGAAATCCGAGAACAAGGCAATCCCGATAACACTACACGCTTTGAGATAGAGCATCCGATTGAAGCAATTAGCCAATTATCTTCTCTCACAGGCTTTACCTTAGTTGATACTCCCGGCCCTAATGAGTGGGAGTCTGCAAACTTCAACATTAATGAACTAAAGCAGACAGCACTAGAAGCACTGCGAACCTGCAATGCCATTCTGTTTATTTTAAACTACGCATCCTACAAAGATAATGCAGTTGCCGATTTGTTTAAGGATGTTGTTGAAAATCGTAAGGATTTTATAGCTGAGAACACGGGAAAAATTTACTTTATTTTGAATAAAGTTGACCAAAAAACAGAGAGAGACAAAGAAATTGCTGATGTCATTAAAGATTTAGAGCGAGAGTTAGTTGGCTTTGGCTTTTGCAATCCAGTTATTTACCCTGCTAGTTCTAGACAAGGACTTCTAGCGAAACTGATTCAGCAAGAAAAGGCCACTGAAAGCGAAACCAAAGACTTTAAAAAATTCTTTAGTGCTAGGTATGCCACGGAAGATGAGGAAGGAAACCAGATTATTCCTGCACCCCGAAAAATAGCAGCGCAAGCACTAGCAGATAGCGGTATCCTAACCATTCAAGAAACAGTCATTCAAAGGATTACTCAAAATTCTGGCTGGAATTTATTGAGTGAGGTGGTGGCAGAAATCGATAAAGCTGCTAAGGCTATTGAGGATACTCTGAATACAGAGATCCGGGGTTGGGAAATGGGGATTGAAGCCCTCAAACAAAAAGTAGAAGAGTACAGGAAACGCTCAGAAAATGCGAGGAGCCGAGTTGAATTAGTAAAAACAGCCGTGGAGGTACAAAAGCAAATACTAATTCAAGGATTTAGTCAAGGCATTAACACATTTGCTGATGAAGCTAAAACTCAGATAACCAGTGAGATAGATAAGATTGCAGGAGCACGTTCCGCTAACTCTCCAAAACCAAAAGATACTAAATATCTTCCCCAACCACGATCCAAAGTTGAAAAAAAGGGCTTCGTCGGACAAATAGTGGGAGAAATTGGAGAAGCACTATTAGGATCTATCCCTGTTTTTGGTGAGGGATTAGGCAAAGCATTCAAATTGAGCACATCTCTCTGGGATAAACTGAGTGAAACTGTTCCTGACAATTTCAATGGTTCTGTATCTGAACAAGATGATAAGCCTGAAAAGTTCGATCCATACATTATCCGTTGTAAGACTCAGACTGAAGCTCAAAAAATCCTAAAAACTATTAATGATGTTTGTGCGCCAAGTATTGAAAGTTGGTGGATAGATACTCAAGATCAGTTAGTTCGAGAGGGTACTAGCATCCGAGAGCAGTTAGCCGAAAAGATTCAAGAAGATATTCAAAAAATATCTGATGAGTTGTCTAATTATTTGGGTGATACTTTACAGGTTAGACTGAATATTAACCCGATTCAGTTTCCGAGTTTTGATTTTCCCGGAATTGATGCAGGGATTCAACGTCAAGTAGAGATATTTACCAGGACTGAAAAGATAACTGAGCTTAAAAAGAAAAGCAGGACAAAAAAATCAAAGAGTTTATGTAAGGGCGATCAAACTTACACGGTAGACGTTCCTATTGAAAAAACAATTGAAGTTCAAGACCAACGTACTATTTATCAAGTTGACTTGCGCCAAACTGTAAAACAAATTAAGCACAAAATTGATGACAATGTATCAGGAAGCCAGTTGCTGCTAGAGCAGGTGATAGAGCAACAAGTTTCTACGGATTTTAAAAGTGCCGAACGGCAAATCAATGATTATATCAACAGGTTTCAAAATGACTTCGATCGCGTTTTGAAGGAACGGGAAACGAAAGAAGCAGAAGCGCCGGAAATTCTGGCTCGTCTTGAGTATCAAAAAGCCAAGCTTATTGAGTACCTCAGTCAATTAAGTTCGATTCGGGAATCTCTCGATAGTTGGAAGCCCGTTAAGTAA
- a CDS encoding type II toxin-antitoxin system VapC family toxin — MIVLDTHIWVWWVDDNTRLTQKHRDWIQQYQSQGLGISIISCWEVAKLVEMGRLTLSVTVDEWLKQALAYPGVQLLELTIPIIVESTKLTGFHRDPADQIIVATARICGCPLLTADAKILAYSDVQTLQ; from the coding sequence ATGATTGTACTAGATACTCATATATGGGTTTGGTGGGTTGATGATAACACACGACTGACTCAGAAACATCGGGACTGGATACAACAATATCAATCTCAAGGTTTAGGAATCAGCATCATTTCTTGTTGGGAGGTTGCTAAATTAGTAGAAATGGGAAGACTTACTTTGTCCGTTACAGTTGATGAGTGGTTAAAACAAGCTTTGGCTTATCCCGGAGTGCAGCTACTCGAACTCACCATTCCCATCATTGTCGAGTCAACTAAACTCACAGGTTTTCACCGCGATCCAGCAGATCAAATTATTGTGGCAACTGCGAGGATTTGCGGGTGTCCCTTACTAACTGCTGATGCAAAAATTCTGGCATATTCTGATGTACAGACTCTTCAGTGA
- a CDS encoding DUF4926 domain-containing protein: protein MDSVAILKPISNTRLALVEPEYASISSLPVGLVGTIIEVYETGKECQYLVEFADSQGSEYAMAMLKADEILVLQYELEVA, encoded by the coding sequence TTGGATTCTGTTGCGATTCTCAAGCCGATTTCCAATACGCGATTAGCGCTAGTGGAACCAGAATACGCATCTATTTCTAGTTTGCCAGTTGGACTTGTGGGAACTATTATTGAAGTGTATGAGACGGGAAAGGAATGTCAGTATTTAGTGGAGTTTGCTGATAGTCAAGGGAGTGAATATGCTATGGCTATGTTGAAAGCTGATGAAATTTTAGTTCTGCAATATGAACTCGAAGTTGCTTAG
- the argB gene encoding acetylglutamate kinase, with protein MLKQSDFVRNSDTNRVEVLSEALPYIQHFAGRTIVVKYGGAAMKDSNLKDKVVRDIVLLACVGMRPVVVHGGGPEINIWLEKLGIEPQFKDGLRVTDAATMEVVEMVLVGKVNKEIVSLINQAGGKAVGLCGKDANLIQARPDGREGIGFVGEVSGVKIQILESLVNSGYIPVVSSVAADENGQSYNINADTVAGEIAAGLGAEKLILMTDTAGILEDYHKPESLIAKLDIQEARELVESGVVSGGMIPKVNCCVRSLAQGVKGAHIIDGRIPHALLQEIFTDAGIGSMIVASEFSSANLRPK; from the coding sequence ATGCTCAAACAAAGCGATTTTGTTAGGAATTCGGACACTAATCGAGTAGAGGTGCTGTCCGAAGCACTGCCTTACATTCAACACTTTGCCGGTCGCACCATTGTGGTCAAATATGGCGGTGCGGCGATGAAAGATAGCAATCTCAAAGACAAGGTAGTTCGGGATATTGTGCTGCTAGCTTGCGTGGGGATGCGTCCGGTTGTGGTTCACGGCGGCGGCCCGGAAATTAATATTTGGCTGGAAAAATTGGGAATTGAGCCGCAATTTAAGGATGGTTTGCGGGTGACTGATGCCGCGACAATGGAAGTTGTAGAAATGGTTTTGGTGGGTAAAGTAAATAAGGAAATTGTTTCGTTAATCAACCAAGCTGGCGGCAAAGCAGTGGGATTGTGCGGCAAGGATGCCAATCTGATTCAAGCTCGTCCAGATGGCCGGGAAGGAATTGGATTTGTTGGTGAAGTCAGCGGCGTGAAAATCCAGATTTTGGAGTCTTTGGTGAACAGCGGTTATATTCCGGTGGTGTCGAGCGTGGCAGCCGATGAAAACGGTCAATCTTACAACATTAATGCTGACACGGTAGCTGGGGAAATTGCGGCTGGTTTGGGAGCAGAAAAGTTGATTTTGATGACTGATACGGCGGGAATTTTAGAGGATTATCACAAACCTGAGAGTCTGATTGCTAAGTTAGATATTCAGGAAGCGAGAGAGTTGGTTGAGTCGGGAGTTGTCTCTGGGGGGATGATTCCGAAGGTTAATTGTTGTGTGCGGAGTTTGGCTCAGGGTGTGAAGGGTGCTCACATTATTGACGGTCGAATTCCTCATGCTTTGCTGCAAGAAATATTTACGGATGCGGGGATTGGGTCGATGATTGTTGCTTCTGAGTTTAGCAGCGCGAACTTAAGGCCTAAGTAA
- a CDS encoding HAD family hydrolase: MLTAVAQDSENLQSKLPSEADSSPRMTVFCDLDGPIVDVSDRYYTTYQQGLADTQAAYLDRGINLNLHILSKQQFWQMKQNRVPDAEIAKSSGLSGEEIHVFLGCVSQIVNQPDLLHLDRIQPGVQWAIGLLHSRGVRLILVTLRPRNQAVQLLQNYGLARLFTSIRGSQMVDAAYHNYTALKTELLAEVAEEFESSLGSAWMIGDTEADILAGKALGIPTIAVTCGIRSRYQLQKHQPNFILSNLIIAVHHLLGSGQQIIVE, encoded by the coding sequence ATGTTAACTGCTGTCGCCCAAGACTCCGAAAACCTTCAGTCCAAGCTACCATCAGAGGCTGACTCGTCCCCCCGGATGACGGTATTTTGCGATTTAGACGGGCCCATAGTCGATGTGTCCGATCGCTACTACACTACCTACCAACAGGGATTGGCCGATACTCAAGCAGCTTATCTCGATCGGGGAATCAACCTCAACCTTCACATCCTCAGCAAACAGCAGTTTTGGCAAATGAAACAAAACCGAGTGCCCGATGCTGAAATAGCCAAAAGTTCCGGCTTGTCGGGAGAAGAAATTCACGTTTTTCTCGGATGCGTCAGTCAGATTGTCAATCAGCCAGACTTGTTGCACTTAGATCGCATCCAGCCGGGAGTGCAATGGGCGATCGGACTTCTGCACTCCCGCGGCGTGCGGCTGATTTTAGTCACCCTGCGGCCGAGAAATCAAGCCGTTCAACTGTTACAAAATTACGGTTTAGCCAGACTGTTTACCAGCATTCGCGGCAGTCAGATGGTCGATGCCGCCTACCATAACTATACAGCCTTAAAAACTGAATTGTTGGCTGAAGTGGCAGAAGAATTTGAGTCATCGCTGGGTTCTGCTTGGATGATCGGAGATACAGAAGCAGACATCCTCGCAGGAAAAGCATTGGGAATACCTACAATTGCCGTTACCTGCGGAATTCGCAGCCGCTATCAACTCCAAAAGCACCAGCCTAATTTCATTCTCAGCAACTTGATTATTGCCGTTCATCACTTATTAGGTTCCGGACAACAAATAATAGTAGAATGA
- the mreD gene encoding rod shape-determining protein MreD yields MKALSRMSSRSRQFLNFAVTFLSVMLCILILPTRMPGMELLGIGPNWLLIWLVAWSIKRKRTVWGAASMGLVLGFLQDAMTAPHPTHAVSLVVVGVLTVVLQKTWSIPVDIVERDPIPMALIVFGMAVVAETVMGLQFFTMGDRALLEIWSYHQRVALCSAILSSLWAPVIYFPLNRLWEMTRNLEKP; encoded by the coding sequence ATGAAAGCTTTATCTCGGATGTCTTCGCGATCGCGCCAATTTCTCAACTTCGCAGTTACATTTCTATCTGTGATGCTGTGCATACTGATATTGCCCACTCGGATGCCGGGAATGGAATTGCTGGGAATTGGACCGAACTGGCTGTTAATTTGGTTGGTAGCTTGGAGTATTAAGCGGAAACGTACAGTTTGGGGAGCTGCAAGCATGGGCTTGGTTTTGGGGTTTCTTCAAGATGCGATGACGGCTCCTCATCCCACCCACGCTGTCAGTCTAGTTGTTGTAGGAGTCTTAACAGTTGTTTTGCAGAAAACCTGGTCGATTCCGGTAGATATTGTTGAGAGAGATCCGATTCCGATGGCGTTAATTGTGTTTGGGATGGCGGTGGTAGCGGAAACGGTGATGGGGCTGCAATTTTTTACTATGGGCGATCGGGCTTTACTGGAAATTTGGAGCTATCATCAGCGAGTGGCTTTGTGTTCTGCTATTCTTAGCAGTCTTTGGGCTCCGGTGATTTATTTTCCGCTCAATCGCTTGTGGGAAATGACCAGGAATCTAGAAAAGCCTTAG
- the mreC gene encoding rod shape-determining protein MreC: MLKNTFRKWWDLRLQIALLGLAVTAAWGVRQTQGAAVFEVYNWVTRPFHANGSAQEELISARTQELQAQLLESETQNQKLKELLGYVSAKKPKGIVAPIVGRSADHWWQQVTLGRGSKDGIKTDFTVMGPGGLVGRVVSVTPNTSLVLLVSDATSQLGVGITRSRHMGFMRGKGGNQAVMEFFDNVPNVKPGDVVSTSSFSQLFPPGLPVGKVVSVDMNKTPAPEAVVEFSAPMNALEWAVVYPHSKQAETKDSQSQSSAPSEGAQQQ; the protein is encoded by the coding sequence ATGCTAAAAAATACATTCCGAAAGTGGTGGGATCTGCGGCTGCAAATTGCTCTTTTAGGTTTAGCTGTAACTGCCGCTTGGGGAGTTCGACAAACACAAGGTGCGGCAGTATTTGAAGTTTACAATTGGGTGACTCGTCCGTTTCACGCCAACGGATCTGCACAAGAGGAGCTCATCTCGGCGCGCACTCAAGAATTGCAAGCGCAGCTATTAGAATCAGAGACTCAAAATCAGAAGCTAAAAGAGCTTTTAGGTTACGTTTCTGCTAAGAAACCTAAAGGGATTGTAGCTCCTATTGTCGGTCGCAGCGCCGACCACTGGTGGCAGCAAGTAACCTTGGGGCGCGGCAGTAAGGATGGCATCAAAACAGATTTTACTGTGATGGGCCCCGGCGGTTTAGTAGGCAGAGTTGTCAGCGTTACTCCTAATACTAGCTTGGTGCTGTTAGTCAGCGACGCTACGAGTCAATTGGGTGTGGGAATTACCCGCAGTCGCCACATGGGTTTTATGCGCGGTAAAGGGGGTAATCAGGCTGTGATGGAGTTTTTTGATAATGTTCCCAATGTCAAGCCTGGGGATGTGGTTTCAACCTCTTCTTTCAGTCAGTTGTTCCCTCCTGGTTTGCCGGTGGGAAAAGTGGTTTCGGTGGATATGAATAAAACTCCGGCTCCAGAAGCTGTGGTTGAGTTTTCTGCACCGATGAATGCTCTGGAGTGGGCGGTGGTTTACCCCCACTCTAAGCAAGCCGAAACAAAGGATTCGCAGAGTCAATCTTCTGCACCATCCGAGGGAGCACAGCAACAATGA
- a CDS encoding rod shape-determining protein: MGIDLGTANTLVYVSGQGIVLQEPSVVAIDQDLKIPLAVGEEAKKMLGRTPGNVIALRPLRDGVIADFDTAELMLKTFIRRVHEGRSLVSPRIIIGIPSGVTGVERRAVIEAATQAGAREVRLIDEPIAAAIGAGLPVAEATGNMIIDIGGGTTEVAVLSLQGTVISESVRVAGDELNEAIVQYMKKVHNLVIGERTAEEIKIQVGSAYPTPEDDDVMMEVRGLHLLSGLPRTVTIKGPEIRESMSEPLSVIVEAVKRTLERTPPELAADIIDRGIMLAGGGALMKGLDTLISHETGIVTHVAADPLCCVVLGTGRVLENKQLERVFSGQSSRNM; this comes from the coding sequence ATGGGTATCGACCTCGGTACTGCTAACACGCTCGTTTATGTATCGGGCCAAGGTATTGTTCTGCAGGAACCTTCTGTAGTGGCGATCGACCAAGATTTAAAAATACCGCTGGCTGTTGGAGAAGAAGCAAAAAAAATGCTCGGGCGCACGCCAGGGAATGTCATCGCACTGCGCCCGCTTCGCGACGGCGTAATTGCAGACTTCGATACGGCAGAACTGATGCTCAAGACTTTTATCCGCAGGGTTCACGAAGGCCGAAGCTTAGTTTCGCCGCGGATCATTATTGGCATCCCCAGCGGTGTCACCGGAGTCGAGAGGCGTGCTGTCATTGAGGCGGCGACTCAGGCTGGTGCTAGAGAAGTACGGTTAATTGATGAACCCATCGCGGCGGCGATCGGGGCTGGACTGCCTGTTGCTGAGGCGACTGGCAATATGATTATAGATATAGGCGGAGGTACTACGGAAGTTGCGGTTTTGAGTTTGCAAGGTACGGTGATCAGCGAGTCTGTGCGGGTAGCCGGCGACGAACTCAATGAGGCGATCGTCCAATACATGAAAAAAGTTCACAATTTGGTCATCGGCGAACGCACTGCTGAAGAAATTAAGATTCAGGTTGGTTCTGCATATCCAACTCCAGAGGATGACGATGTAATGATGGAAGTGCGGGGCTTGCACTTACTGTCTGGTTTGCCGCGAACTGTTACTATCAAAGGCCCAGAAATTCGCGAAAGTATGTCGGAACCGCTTTCAGTAATTGTGGAAGCTGTCAAGCGTACTTTGGAACGCACCCCGCCGGAATTAGCAGCAGATATTATTGACAGGGGAATTATGCTGGCTGGTGGCGGCGCGCTGATGAAAGGTTTAGATACTCTGATCAGTCACGAAACAGGAATTGTCACTCACGTGGCAGCCGATCCGCTGTGCTGCGTGGTTTTGGGAACTGGTCGAGTATTGGAAAACAAACAGTTGGAACGGGTTTTCAGCGGGCAGTCGTCGCGTAATATGTAG
- a CDS encoding single-stranded DNA-binding protein: MSLNVVTLVGRVGGDPDVKYFESGTVKCNLTLAVNRRTKNSDQPDWFNLEIWGKTAQIAADYVRKGSLIGVTGSLKFDRWQDRNSGANRSKPVIKVDHLDLLGSKRDNESGMPQHNSEF, from the coding sequence ATGAGTCTTAATGTTGTAACTTTAGTAGGCCGCGTCGGCGGCGACCCGGACGTAAAGTATTTTGAGTCGGGTACAGTTAAGTGTAATTTGACGCTGGCAGTGAACCGCAGAACCAAGAACAGCGATCAACCAGACTGGTTCAATCTGGAAATCTGGGGCAAAACAGCGCAGATTGCTGCTGACTACGTTCGCAAAGGCTCTCTAATTGGCGTAACTGGCTCTTTGAAGTTCGATCGCTGGCAAGACCGCAATAGCGGAGCAAATCGCTCGAAGCCGGTAATTAAAGTAGACCATTTAGACTTGCTGGGTTCCAAACGCGACAACGAGTCGGGTATGCCGCAACACAACAGCGAATTCTAG
- a CDS encoding tetratricopeptide repeat protein, which translates to MTSEKLEIVQTEYQAGQVAFESGRYAQAVQSLETATGLVDRNSRLGGEVQMWLVTAYEASGNTERAIELCRQLTRHPRLETRQQAKRLLFILEAPKLTIPPEWMVKIPDLAALDENQSISFQANPNADIKYAKPKPVVPEPVDLSQVNTKDNRFIWVALIAIGLILIGLFISY; encoded by the coding sequence GTGACTTCAGAAAAGTTAGAAATTGTTCAAACTGAGTACCAAGCTGGGCAAGTAGCTTTTGAGAGTGGCCGGTATGCTCAAGCTGTGCAGAGTTTAGAAACAGCTACCGGTTTAGTCGATCGAAATTCGCGGTTGGGCGGTGAGGTGCAGATGTGGTTAGTGACAGCCTACGAAGCCTCTGGCAATACAGAAAGGGCGATCGAGCTTTGCAGGCAACTCACCCGCCATCCCCGCCTAGAAACCCGCCAGCAAGCAAAGCGCTTGCTGTTCATTCTCGAAGCTCCCAAACTCACTATACCTCCTGAATGGATGGTGAAAATCCCCGATTTGGCAGCTTTAGATGAAAATCAATCAATCAGTTTTCAAGCCAATCCGAACGCTGATATCAAGTACGCTAAACCCAAGCCAGTCGTACCAGAGCCTGTAGATTTGAGTCAGGTTAATACGAAAGACAATCGGTTTATCTGGGTGGCGTTAATCGCGATCGGGCTAATTTTGATCGGCTTATTTATTAGTTATTAA